One region of Bacillus zhangzhouensis genomic DNA includes:
- the radA gene encoding DNA repair protein RadA, translating to MAKTKSKFICQSCGYESAKWMGKCPGCGMWNSMTEEVVRKEPANRRSAFNHSVQTIQKPSPISAIETSEEPRIKTNLEEFNRVLGSGIVKGSLVLIGGDPGIGKSTLLLQVSAQLSDKNQNVLYISGEESIKQTKLRADRLGIESVSLHVLAETDMEYITSAIQEMKPAFVVVDSIQTVYQSDITSAPGSVSQVRECTAQLMKIAKTNGIPIFIVGHVTKEGSIAGPRLLEHMVDTVLYFEGERHHTFRILRAVKNRFGSTNELGIFEMREEGLTEVLNPSEIFLEERSAGVSGSCVVASMEGTRPVLVEIQALISPTSFGNPRRMATGLDHNRVSLLMAVLEKRVGLLLQNQDAYLKVAGGVKLDEPAIDLAIAVSIASSFKDAAPHQADCFIGEVGLTGEVRRVSRIEQRVQEAAKLGFKRMFIPQANIDGWKKPRGIELVGVENVAEALRISLGGS from the coding sequence ATGGCTAAGACAAAATCAAAATTTATATGCCAATCATGCGGTTATGAGTCAGCCAAATGGATGGGGAAATGTCCCGGCTGCGGCATGTGGAACAGTATGACAGAAGAGGTCGTTCGGAAAGAGCCGGCAAACCGTCGAAGTGCTTTTAATCATTCTGTTCAAACCATTCAAAAACCTTCACCTATATCTGCAATTGAAACATCCGAAGAACCCCGAATAAAAACGAATTTAGAAGAATTTAACCGAGTATTAGGAAGTGGAATTGTCAAAGGTTCTCTTGTTCTCATTGGCGGAGATCCTGGGATTGGGAAGTCCACATTATTATTACAAGTATCAGCACAGCTCTCAGATAAAAATCAGAATGTGTTATACATATCTGGTGAGGAGTCCATTAAACAAACAAAGCTAAGAGCGGACCGCCTTGGCATTGAAAGCGTCTCTTTACATGTTTTGGCTGAAACCGATATGGAGTATATAACGTCTGCTATACAGGAGATGAAACCTGCTTTTGTTGTGGTGGACTCGATTCAAACCGTTTATCAAAGCGATATCACGTCAGCTCCCGGTTCTGTATCTCAAGTGAGAGAATGTACAGCACAGCTGATGAAAATTGCCAAGACAAATGGTATTCCTATTTTTATCGTTGGTCACGTGACCAAAGAAGGCTCGATCGCAGGTCCACGCCTTTTAGAGCATATGGTGGACACAGTTCTTTATTTTGAAGGCGAGCGTCATCATACGTTTCGTATCTTACGGGCGGTCAAAAACCGATTTGGTTCAACGAATGAATTGGGGATTTTTGAAATGAGAGAGGAAGGGCTCACGGAAGTATTAAACCCATCAGAAATCTTTTTAGAAGAGCGGTCGGCAGGTGTATCTGGTTCGTGTGTTGTTGCCTCAATGGAAGGAACAAGACCCGTACTTGTCGAGATACAGGCATTAATTTCCCCGACAAGCTTTGGAAATCCGCGAAGAATGGCCACTGGCCTTGATCATAATCGAGTATCACTGCTCATGGCAGTTTTAGAAAAACGCGTGGGGCTGTTGCTGCAAAACCAAGATGCCTATTTAAAGGTCGCAGGTGGTGTGAAGCTCGACGAACCGGCGATTGACTTAGCTATTGCTGTCAGTATTGCATCAAGCTTTAAAGATGCAGCACCGCATCAAGCGGATTGCTTTATAGGAGAGGTCGGTCTGACGGGAGAAGTCAGAAGAGTATCAAGAATTGAACAGCGAGTGCAGGAAGCTGCGAAACTAGGATTTAAGCGAATGTTTATTCCTCAGGCGAATATAGATGGATGGAAAAAGCCAAGAGGGATTGAGTTAGTTGGTGTAGAAAATGTAGCGGAGGCACTTCGAATTTCACTAGGGGGATCATAG
- the ispF gene encoding 2-C-methyl-D-erythritol 2,4-cyclodiphosphate synthase, which produces MLRIGQGFDVHQLTEGRPLIIGGVTIPYEKGLLGHSDADVLLHTVADACLGAIAEGDIGRHFPDTDPEFKDADSFKLLQHVWALVKEKGYTLVNIDCTIMAQKPKMAPYIQSMCEKIAEALEADVTQVNVKATTTEKLGFTGRGEGIASQATVLLQKK; this is translated from the coding sequence ATGTTGAGAATAGGACAAGGCTTTGATGTACATCAATTAACAGAGGGGAGACCTCTGATTATCGGCGGGGTCACCATTCCTTATGAAAAGGGGCTGCTAGGGCATTCAGACGCTGACGTACTGCTTCACACGGTGGCAGATGCCTGCCTAGGTGCGATTGCTGAAGGAGATATCGGCAGACATTTCCCAGACACAGATCCTGAGTTTAAGGATGCAGATTCTTTTAAATTATTGCAGCATGTGTGGGCGCTTGTGAAAGAAAAAGGCTACACACTTGTGAATATTGACTGCACCATCATGGCGCAAAAGCCAAAAATGGCACCTTACATTCAATCAATGTGTGAGAAAATCGCAGAAGCACTTGAGGCAGATGTCACACAGGTGAATGTCAAAGCAACAACGACAGAGAAACTCGGATTTACAGGAAGAGGCGAAGGAATTGCCTCTCAGGCAACAGTGCTTCTTCAGAAAAAGTAA
- a CDS encoding CtsR family transcriptional regulator produces MAQNISDIIEQYLKEVLDQNGREILEIKRNEIADKFQCVPSQINYVINTRFTSERGYIVESKRGGGGYIRIIKVKMNDEVDLLNNIISQIYHRLSQAASDHIIMRLVENNILSEREAKMMISVMDRSVLDIDLPERDELRARMMKAMLNALKLK; encoded by the coding sequence GTGGCACAAAATATTTCTGATATCATCGAGCAGTATTTGAAGGAAGTCTTGGATCAGAACGGTCGAGAAATATTAGAAATTAAGCGCAATGAAATTGCAGATAAGTTTCAATGCGTACCTTCACAAATTAACTATGTTATCAATACACGCTTTACGAGCGAAAGAGGCTATATCGTTGAAAGTAAGCGTGGCGGCGGTGGCTATATCCGCATCATTAAAGTCAAAATGAATGATGAAGTCGACTTATTGAACAACATTATTTCCCAAATATATCATCGTTTATCACAGGCTGCATCTGATCATATCATCATGCGTCTTGTTGAAAATAACATTTTATCTGAAAGAGAAGCTAAGATGATGATTAGTGTCATGGACCGTTCTGTATTGGATATTGATTTACCTGAACGAGATGAACTGCGGGCTCGGATGATGAAAGCGATGTTAAATGCTTTGAAATTAAAGTAA
- a CDS encoding protein arginine kinase, whose translation MSLHHFIQDALSQWMKQKGPESDIVLSSRIRLARNLEHVRFPTQFSQEEAEAVLQQFEQKFASQEVKDIGNFVLIRMNETQPLAKRVLVEKHLISPNLAESRFGGCLLSENEEISVMLNEEDHIRIQCLFPGFQLANALKAANQVDDWIEEQVDYAFSENRGYLTSCPTNVGTGIRASVMMHLPALALTRQMNRIIPAINQLGLVVRGIYGEGSEAIGNIFQISNQMTLGQSEEDIVDDLNSVTAQLIEQERSARKALYQTSKIELEDRVYRSLGILANCRMIESKETAKCLSDVRLGIDLGIIKGLSSNILNELMILTQPGFLQQYSGGVLEPNERDIKRAAIIRERLRLEMHRNGQEDETI comes from the coding sequence ATGTCGCTCCATCATTTTATTCAAGACGCTCTAAGTCAGTGGATGAAACAAAAAGGACCAGAAAGTGACATTGTTCTAAGCAGTCGTATCCGGCTAGCGCGCAATCTAGAGCATGTTCGTTTCCCAACTCAGTTTTCTCAAGAAGAAGCTGAAGCTGTTCTCCAGCAATTTGAGCAAAAGTTTGCTAGCCAGGAAGTGAAGGACATTGGAAACTTTGTTCTGATTCGAATGAATGAAACGCAGCCTTTAGCAAAGAGGGTACTTGTTGAAAAGCATTTGATTAGTCCCAATTTAGCTGAATCAAGATTTGGCGGCTGTTTGCTTTCTGAAAATGAAGAAATCAGTGTGATGCTGAATGAAGAAGATCATATTCGAATCCAATGCTTATTCCCAGGTTTTCAACTAGCTAATGCACTAAAAGCGGCTAATCAGGTAGATGACTGGATTGAAGAGCAAGTGGATTATGCCTTTTCTGAAAATCGAGGTTACTTAACAAGCTGTCCGACTAATGTAGGTACAGGTATTAGGGCTTCGGTCATGATGCATTTACCAGCATTAGCACTCACAAGACAAATGAACCGCATTATTCCGGCCATTAACCAATTAGGACTTGTGGTCAGAGGAATTTATGGTGAGGGCAGCGAAGCAATAGGAAACATCTTTCAAATATCAAATCAAATGACACTTGGGCAATCAGAAGAAGATATTGTAGATGATTTAAATAGTGTGACTGCTCAGCTTATTGAACAAGAGCGATCTGCAAGAAAAGCGTTATATCAAACATCTAAAATTGAACTTGAGGACAGAGTATACCGGTCCTTAGGGATTTTGGCTAATTGTCGTATGATTGAATCAAAGGAAACAGCAAAGTGTTTGTCAGATGTGCGCCTTGGAATTGATTTAGGTATCATTAAGGGGCTTTCAAGTAATATACTGAATGAACTCATGATTTTGACTCAGCCTGGTTTCCTTCAACAATATTCAGGAGGAGTCCTGGAGCCAAATGAACGAGATATCAAACGAGCAGCGATTATTAGAGAAAGGCTGCGCTTAGAAATGCATAGGAATGGACAGGAGGATGAAACGATATGA
- the clpC gene encoding ATP-dependent protease ATP-binding subunit ClpC, producing MMFGRFTERAQKVLALAQEEAIRLGHKNIGTEHILLGLVREGEGIAAKALEALGLVSDKIQKEVESLIGRGQEVSQAIPHYTPRAKKVTELSMDEARKLGHSYVGTEHILLGLIREGEGVAARVLNNLGVSLNKARQQVLQLLGSNETGASAAGSNSNANTPTLDSLARDLTAIAKEDSLDPVIGRSKEIQRVIEVLSRRTKNNPVLIGEPGVGKTAIAEGLAQQIIHNEVPEILRDKRVMTLDMGTVVAGTKYRGEFEDRLKKVMDEIRQAGNIILFIDELHTLIGAGGAEGAIDASNILKPSLARGELQCIGATTLDEYRKYIEKDAALERRFQPIQVDQPSVEESIQILRGLRDRYEAHHRVSITDEAIEAAVKLSDRYISDRFLPDKAIDLIDEAGSKVRLRSFTTPPNLKELEQKLDEVRKEKDAAVQSQEFEKAASLRDTEQRLREKVEITKKSWKEKQGQENSEVSVDDIAMVVSSWTGVPVSKIAQTETDKLLNMEQLLHSRVIGQDEAVVAVAKAVRRARAGLKDPKRPIGSFIFLGPTGVGKTELARALAESIFGDEEAMIRIDMSEYMEKHSTSRLVGSPPGYVGYDEGGQLTEKVRRKPYSVVLLDEIEKAHPDVFNILLQVLEDGRLTDSKGRTVDFRNTILIMTSNVGASELKRNKYVGFNVQDESQNYKDMKGKVMGELKRAFRPEFINRIDEIIVFHSLEKKHLKEIVSLMSDQLTKRLKEQDLSIELTEAAKAKIADEGVDLEYGARPLRRAIQKHVEDRLSEELLKGNIKKGQHIVLDVEDGEIVVKATAATN from the coding sequence ATGATGTTTGGAAGATTCACTGAAAGAGCTCAAAAGGTATTAGCCCTTGCACAAGAAGAAGCCATTCGCCTAGGCCATAAGAACATTGGTACTGAGCACATTTTACTTGGCCTTGTACGTGAAGGTGAGGGCATCGCTGCCAAAGCCTTAGAAGCACTGGGCCTTGTTTCAGATAAAATCCAAAAAGAAGTCGAAAGCTTGATTGGAAGAGGGCAAGAGGTATCTCAAGCTATTCCTCATTATACGCCTAGAGCGAAAAAGGTCACTGAGCTTTCAATGGATGAAGCAAGAAAGCTAGGTCATTCCTATGTAGGGACAGAACATATTCTATTAGGTCTTATTCGTGAGGGAGAGGGTGTCGCTGCCCGTGTCTTAAATAACCTCGGAGTGAGCTTAAATAAAGCACGTCAGCAAGTCCTGCAGCTGCTTGGAAGCAATGAAACAGGTGCATCTGCGGCAGGCTCTAATAGCAATGCAAATACACCAACACTAGATAGCTTGGCAAGAGATTTGACTGCTATCGCAAAAGAGGACAGCTTGGACCCAGTCATTGGCCGTAGCAAAGAAATTCAACGTGTCATTGAGGTTCTAAGTAGAAGAACCAAAAATAATCCTGTGCTGATTGGTGAACCTGGTGTTGGTAAAACAGCCATCGCAGAAGGTCTTGCACAGCAAATTATTCATAATGAAGTGCCTGAAATCCTGCGTGATAAACGAGTGATGACACTGGATATGGGAACTGTTGTAGCTGGAACGAAATATCGTGGAGAATTCGAGGATCGTTTGAAAAAAGTCATGGACGAAATTCGTCAGGCAGGCAATATCATTCTCTTTATCGATGAGCTTCATACGCTCATTGGTGCTGGTGGAGCAGAGGGTGCGATTGATGCGTCTAATATCTTGAAGCCATCCTTAGCACGTGGAGAGCTTCAATGTATTGGGGCGACAACGTTAGATGAGTACCGTAAATACATTGAAAAGGATGCTGCGCTTGAACGACGTTTCCAGCCAATTCAAGTAGATCAGCCGTCTGTTGAAGAGAGTATTCAAATCTTAAGAGGCCTTAGAGATCGGTATGAAGCACATCATCGAGTGTCTATTACAGATGAAGCGATTGAGGCGGCAGTGAAGCTGTCTGACCGTTATATCTCTGACCGATTCCTTCCAGATAAGGCGATTGATTTAATTGATGAGGCAGGTTCGAAAGTCCGTTTACGTTCGTTCACAACACCGCCTAACCTAAAAGAACTAGAGCAAAAGCTGGATGAAGTACGCAAGGAAAAGGATGCGGCAGTACAAAGTCAGGAATTTGAAAAAGCAGCTTCTCTTCGCGATACAGAGCAGCGTTTGCGTGAAAAAGTAGAAATTACAAAGAAATCATGGAAAGAAAAGCAGGGACAAGAGAATTCAGAGGTTTCTGTAGATGATATCGCAATGGTCGTCTCAAGCTGGACGGGAGTGCCTGTTTCGAAAATTGCTCAAACGGAGACAGATAAGCTTCTGAATATGGAACAATTGCTCCACTCTCGTGTGATTGGACAGGATGAAGCGGTCGTCGCTGTAGCAAAAGCGGTGAGACGTGCGCGTGCTGGCCTGAAAGATCCGAAGCGTCCAATTGGCTCCTTTATCTTCTTAGGTCCAACAGGGGTTGGTAAAACGGAGCTTGCAAGAGCACTCGCCGAGTCTATATTCGGTGATGAAGAAGCAATGATTCGTATTGATATGTCTGAATACATGGAGAAACACTCTACATCCAGACTTGTTGGATCACCTCCAGGCTATGTCGGCTATGATGAAGGTGGACAGCTGACTGAAAAAGTGAGAAGAAAACCTTATTCTGTCGTTCTTTTAGACGAGATTGAAAAGGCGCATCCAGATGTATTTAATATCTTACTGCAAGTGTTAGAAGATGGTCGTCTGACTGATTCTAAAGGGCGTACCGTTGACTTTAGAAATACGATTTTGATCATGACTTCAAACGTTGGAGCTAGTGAGCTGAAGCGTAATAAATATGTTGGCTTTAACGTGCAGGATGAAAGTCAAAATTACAAGGATATGAAAGGCAAAGTGATGGGCGAGTTGAAACGTGCGTTTAGACCTGAGTTTATCAACCGTATTGATGAAATCATAGTCTTCCACTCGCTTGAGAAGAAACATTTAAAAGAGATCGTGTCTCTCATGTCTGATCAATTGACAAAACGATTAAAAGAACAAGACCTATCAATTGAATTGACGGAAGCAGCAAAAGCGAAGATTGCCGACGAAGGTGTAGACCTTGAGTACGGTGCGCGTCCGTTAAGAAGAGCGATTCAAAAGCATGTAGAAGATCGACTTTCTGAAGAGCTTCTGAAAGGCAATATTAAAAAAGGTCAACATATCGTTTTAGATGTGGAAGATGGAGAAATTGTCGTAAAAGCGACGGCTGCTACGAACTAA
- the disA gene encoding DNA integrity scanning diadenylate cyclase DisA has translation MEKEKKGARELDLLDIVQFVAPGTPLRAGIENVLRAKTGGLIVVGYNDKVKSVVDGGFHINSAFSPAHLYELAKMDGAIILSDSGQKILYANTQLMPDATIHSSETGMRHRTAERVAKQTGCLIIAISERRNVITLYQGNRRYTLKDIGFILTKANQAIQTLEKYKTILDHAISALSALEFEELVTFGDVLSVLHRYEMVLRIKNEINMYIKELGTEGHLIRLQVNELITDMEQEAALFIKDYVKEKIKDPYVLLKQLQDMSSFELLDDSILYKLLGYPASTNIDDYVYTRGYRLLHKIPRLPMPIVENVVEAFGVLDRIMEADVQELDEVEGIGEVRAKKIKKGLKRLQEKHYIDRQL, from the coding sequence ATGGAAAAAGAGAAAAAAGGAGCGAGAGAACTCGATCTTTTAGATATTGTACAGTTTGTGGCACCAGGAACACCTCTGCGGGCAGGGATTGAAAATGTCCTGAGAGCCAAAACTGGCGGGCTCATTGTTGTTGGTTATAATGACAAAGTAAAGAGTGTGGTAGATGGAGGATTTCACATTAATTCTGCCTTCTCCCCAGCACATTTATATGAATTGGCGAAGATGGACGGGGCCATTATTCTTAGCGATTCTGGTCAAAAAATCTTGTATGCAAATACACAGCTGATGCCAGATGCAACCATCCATTCATCGGAAACCGGCATGAGACACCGGACGGCTGAACGTGTAGCGAAGCAGACAGGCTGTTTAATCATTGCCATTTCAGAACGGAGGAACGTCATTACCTTATACCAAGGGAATCGTCGTTATACGCTGAAAGATATTGGCTTTATTTTAACAAAGGCTAATCAAGCCATTCAAACACTTGAGAAATATAAAACCATATTAGATCACGCCATTTCTGCGTTAAGCGCCTTAGAATTCGAAGAGCTTGTGACCTTTGGTGATGTATTATCTGTGCTGCACCGCTACGAAATGGTACTCAGAATCAAAAATGAAATCAATATGTATATCAAAGAGCTTGGGACAGAAGGACACTTGATCCGTCTGCAAGTCAATGAACTGATTACAGATATGGAGCAGGAAGCGGCTTTATTTATTAAAGATTACGTGAAAGAAAAGATCAAAGATCCGTATGTGCTGCTTAAACAACTCCAAGATATGTCGAGCTTTGAACTTTTAGATGACTCTATTTTGTACAAGTTACTCGGCTATCCAGCATCTACAAATATTGACGATTATGTGTACACAAGAGGATATAGATTACTTCATAAAATCCCTAGACTGCCTATGCCGATCGTTGAAAACGTGGTCGAAGCATTTGGTGTGCTAGATCGAATTATGGAAGCGGATGTACAAGAATTGGATGAAGTAGAAGGAATTGGAGAAGTAAGAGCGAAAAAGATAAAAAAAGGATTAAAAAGACTGCAAGAAAAACATTATATCGACCGTCAGCTATAA
- the ispD gene encoding 2-C-methyl-D-erythritol 4-phosphate cytidylyltransferase: MYYEVVIPAAGQGKRMKAGRNKLFIELKRMPVIIHTLKVFDAHSQCKRMILAINEEERQDFERLLKVHAFQTPVSLVTGGEERQQSVYEGLKAVKDADIVLVHDGARPFIKHTQIDFLVKAAIEKGSAVVAVPVKDTIKRVQEGKVEQTIERQSLWAVQTPQAFRHSILKKAHEYAERTGFFGTDDASLVEQLHGENVYIVQGDYTNIKLTTPDDLLVAKAIMDAERGD, encoded by the coding sequence ATGTATTATGAAGTAGTTATTCCGGCTGCGGGGCAGGGGAAACGAATGAAGGCCGGTCGCAATAAGCTTTTTATTGAGCTGAAAAGAATGCCGGTCATTATTCATACATTAAAGGTGTTTGATGCTCATTCACAATGCAAACGCATGATCCTAGCGATTAATGAAGAGGAGCGTCAAGACTTTGAAAGGCTGCTTAAGGTACACGCTTTTCAAACGCCTGTTTCACTTGTCACCGGCGGTGAAGAACGTCAGCAAAGTGTATACGAAGGATTAAAGGCTGTGAAAGATGCGGACATCGTGCTTGTTCATGATGGGGCAAGGCCTTTTATTAAGCATACACAGATTGACTTCCTCGTTAAAGCAGCGATTGAAAAAGGCTCCGCAGTTGTAGCGGTACCAGTGAAAGACACAATTAAACGCGTTCAAGAAGGCAAAGTGGAACAAACCATTGAACGTCAGAGCTTGTGGGCAGTCCAGACCCCGCAAGCTTTTCGTCATTCTATTTTAAAAAAGGCGCACGAATATGCGGAGCGGACAGGCTTCTTTGGAACAGACGACGCCAGCCTTGTTGAACAATTACATGGCGAGAATGTGTATATTGTCCAAGGAGACTATACCAACATTAAGCTGACAACACCGGATGATTTATTGGTTGCCAAGGCAATTATGGATGCGGAAAGAGGGGACTAG
- a CDS encoding UvrB/UvrC motif-containing protein has product MICQECNERPATFHFTKVINGEKQEMHICEQCAKENSDSYAMSGNQGFSIHNLLSGLLNIDPSFTTSANKGSAIFQEAKEVDQCPKCGLTFQQFRKTGRFGCAECYRTFDQYLNPVLRKVHSGNTVHNGKVPKRIAGSLHVRRKLELMQQELKRLIEQEEFEKAAEVRDQIRALEHEQSQQREGD; this is encoded by the coding sequence TTGATTTGTCAAGAATGTAATGAGAGACCAGCCACTTTTCACTTTACGAAAGTTATAAATGGAGAAAAACAAGAAATGCACATATGTGAACAATGTGCAAAAGAAAACAGTGATTCATATGCTATGAGTGGAAATCAAGGTTTCTCGATTCACAACTTATTATCAGGCTTATTGAATATTGATCCAAGCTTCACCACAAGTGCTAACAAGGGCTCGGCTATTTTTCAAGAAGCGAAAGAAGTGGACCAATGTCCAAAGTGTGGCTTAACCTTTCAGCAGTTCAGAAAAACAGGCCGATTTGGCTGTGCAGAATGCTATCGTACATTTGATCAGTATCTGAATCCTGTTTTACGGAAAGTCCATAGTGGAAATACAGTCCATAATGGAAAAGTCCCTAAACGAATTGCCGGCAGCCTGCATGTCCGCCGGAAACTTGAGTTAATGCAGCAAGAGCTGAAGCGGCTGATTGAACAGGAAGAGTTCGAAAAAGCAGCGGAAGTTCGAGATCAAATTCGTGCATTAGAGCATGAGCAATCTCAGCAGAGGGAGGGAGATTAA
- a CDS encoding PIN/TRAM domain-containing protein yields the protein MLKRIVQAFFIIFGAVVGIFIIPELFLLLNVKDIPFITNAYSSALIGAAVFFIIGKWCTGYVVNWVKWIEDSLLKAPLPDLISGSFGLVFGLILAYLIVNVIPLNNIPYHIFGTIIPIFLAFFLGYLGFQVGFKKKDEMMGLFSRPVKVTKKKGAADDEPEIEDKKLKILDTSVIIDGRIADICQTGFLEGVMVIPQFVLEELQHIADSSDVLKRNRGRRGLDILNRIQKELDIKVEIYEGDFEDIQEVDSKLVKLAKLTSGVVVTNDFNLNKVCELQKVAVLNINDLANAVKPVVLPGEEMKVQVIKDGKEHNQGVAYLDDGTMIVVEEGRNYIGKDIDVLVTSVLQTAAGRMIFAKPKLLEKAL from the coding sequence ATGTTAAAAAGAATCGTTCAGGCGTTTTTTATCATTTTCGGTGCAGTTGTAGGGATTTTTATCATTCCGGAGTTATTTCTGCTGTTAAATGTGAAGGACATACCTTTCATAACAAATGCTTACTCTTCAGCACTAATAGGAGCCGCTGTTTTCTTTATCATCGGTAAATGGTGCACTGGCTATGTGGTTAATTGGGTGAAATGGATCGAGGACTCTCTATTGAAGGCGCCTCTTCCTGATCTTATATCTGGAAGTTTCGGATTAGTATTTGGACTTATTCTAGCATATCTTATTGTAAACGTGATCCCGCTAAACAATATCCCATATCATATTTTTGGTACTATTATTCCGATTTTCCTGGCTTTCTTTTTAGGATACCTTGGATTTCAGGTAGGGTTTAAGAAGAAGGATGAAATGATGGGGCTGTTCTCCCGACCTGTAAAGGTCACAAAGAAAAAAGGGGCAGCTGATGATGAACCTGAAATAGAAGATAAAAAGCTGAAAATTTTAGACACAAGTGTTATCATTGATGGAAGAATCGCAGATATTTGTCAAACTGGATTCCTAGAAGGTGTGATGGTCATTCCTCAATTTGTGCTCGAGGAATTACAGCATATTGCAGACTCTTCAGATGTATTAAAGAGAAATAGAGGCCGAAGAGGCCTTGATATTTTAAATCGTATTCAAAAAGAATTGGATATCAAAGTTGAAATTTACGAAGGTGACTTCGAAGACATTCAAGAGGTTGATAGCAAGCTTGTGAAGCTCGCGAAATTAACTTCAGGTGTTGTTGTGACCAATGATTTTAATTTAAATAAAGTATGCGAACTTCAAAAAGTAGCAGTGTTAAACATCAATGATCTAGCCAATGCCGTTAAACCGGTTGTACTGCCTGGGGAAGAAATGAAGGTACAGGTTATTAAAGATGGGAAAGAGCATAACCAAGGTGTTGCTTACTTAGATGACGGTACGATGATTGTGGTCGAAGAAGGACGCAATTACATTGGAAAAGACATCGATGTGCTCGTCACAAGTGTGCTGCAAACTGCTGCTGGAAGAATGATTTTTGCGAAGCCAAAACTTCTGGAGAAGGCGCTCTAA